From a single Silene latifolia isolate original U9 population chromosome 6, ASM4854445v1, whole genome shotgun sequence genomic region:
- the LOC141586632 gene encoding microtubule-associated protein RP/EB family member 1A-like translates to MANNIGMMDSAYFVGRSEILSWINSTLNLNLSKVEDAASGAVQCQLMDAVHPGLVPMHKVNFDAKTEYDMIQNYKVLQDVFNKLKITKHIEVNKLIKGRPLDNLEFMQWMKKYCDSHNSGLFYNYNPIERREARKGCKDIGRKSVNTKCNVRPNTTTNRPSSAHGNRMSSANRTTNQTVNAVKTNPAAVSAYEEQITELKLSVDSLEKERDFYFSKLRDIELLCQTPEIENSPIVAALQKVLYATDDDSSVVAEAQAMVAQQMKQLSPIAEVAEENIMGENQKRKSVSFDSDLGSPANTKLPQRQRLSDVSNIQCSGSPLISFLA, encoded by the exons ATGGCTAACAATATTGGAATGATGGATTCTGCTTATTTTGTCGGTCGATCTGAAATTCTTTCTTGGATTAACTCTACCCTTAATCTCAATCTCTCCAAAGTTGAAGAT GCGGCATCAGGGGCAGTACAATGTCAATTGATGGATGCAGTGCACCCGGGATTAGTACCAATGCATAAGGTTAATTTCGATGCTAAGACGGAGTATGATATGATTCAGAACTACAAGGTTCTTCAGGATGTCTTCAATAAGCTTAAGATAACCAAG CATATTGAAGTGAACAAGCTAATCAAAGGGAGGCCTTTGGATAATCTGGAGTTCATGCAGTGGATGAAGAAATATTGTGATTCACATAATTCTGGCCTTTTTTACAA TTACAATCCAATAGAAAGGAGAGAAGCCCGCAAAGGGTGCAAAGACATTGGTAGAAAATCTGTGAACACCAAATGTAATGTAAGGCCCAACACAACTACCAACAGGCCTTCTTCTGCTCATGGCAACCGGATGTCTTCTGCAAATCGTACTACTAATCAGACAGTTAATGCTGTCAAAACCAACCCTGCTGCTGTGTCTGCGTACGAAGAACAG ATTACGGAGTTGAAGCTGTCAGTGGACAGTCTTGAGAAAGAACGAGACTTCTATTTCTCAAAGTTAAGGGATATTGAATTGTTGTGCCAAACCCCAGAGATCGAGAACTCACCT ATTGTTGCAGCGCTACAGAAAGTACTGTATGCTACAGATGATGATTCATCAGTAGTTGCTGAAGCTCAAGCCATGGTTGCACAACAGATGAAGCAGTTGAGCCCTATCGCTGAGGTAGCTGAAGAAAATATAATGGGTGAAAACCAGAAGAGAAAGAGCGTGTCCTTTGACAGTGATCTTGGTTCTCCTGCAAATACCAAATTGCCTCAGAGGCAACGGCTTTCAGACGTTTCTAACATCCAATGTAGTGGCTCTCCTCTTATAAGTTTTCTAGCTTAA